A region of Haliotis asinina isolate JCU_RB_2024 chromosome 9, JCU_Hal_asi_v2, whole genome shotgun sequence DNA encodes the following proteins:
- the LOC137297047 gene encoding dual specificity protein phosphatase 7-like, with product MPCLEVFNSMSSDIGDFCSPEILCDEMRNGEKVLLLDCRCQADYIRSHVAGSINVTLPSLMFKRLKKGTLQIATVIQKNEAKERFNKCCKTHLIVLYDECSTDLNANPSSTINLLVKKLRQDGCRASFLLGGFSTFEERFPEYCNSQENTESTILGLRNLRISEDSSYGTSSESDCENTPHMSPFPVQVLPHLYLGNAKNSSDINQLKKYGITYILNVTPNVPNMFENDTSFKYLQIPISDHWSQNLSAFFPQALAFIDEARRNHQGVLVHCLAGISRSVTVTVAYMMSRQAMSLNEAYDYVKTCKPNISPNFTFMGQLLDFEKSLERPEFGCAECEAKDRMFCKECTDEAVSLSSPETSPLAKVES from the exons ATGCCTTGCTTGgaagtgttcaacagcatgagcagtgaTATCGGCGACTTTTGTAGTCCAGAGATCCTATGCGATGAGATGAGAAATGGCGAGAAAGTGTTGCTGTTGGATTGTCGGTGTCAAGCCGACTACATTAGGTCTCACGTAGCTGGTTCCATCAATGTCACTTTGCCCAGTCTCATGTTCAAACGGCTAAAGAAAGGAACGCTACAAATTGCGACCGTCATTCAGAAGAACGAAGCTAAGGAGCGGTTTAATAAGTGTTGTAAGACTCATTTGATTGTGTTATACGACGAGTGTTCCACGGATCTCAACGCTAACCCTTCCAGCACAATCAACCTACTGGTTAAGAAGTTGCGTCAAGATGGCTGCCGAGCTTCGTTTTTACTCG GTGGTTTTTCAACGTTTGAAGAGCGCTTTCCCGAATACTGTAACTCTCAAGAAAACACAGAATCCACCATTCTTGGATTGAGAAATCTGCGCATATCGGAAGACTCGTCATACGGTACCTCGAGCGAGAGTGACTGTGAAAATACGCCCCACATGTCACCGTTTCCCGTGCAGGTGTTGCCGCACCTGTATCTTGGCAACGCCAAAAACTCATCTGACATAAACCAGCTGAAGAAGTACGGCATCACATACATTCTCAACGTTACTCCAAACGTGCCAAATATGTTTGAGAACGATACCTCATTTAAATACCTGCAGATTCCGATCAGCGATCACTGGTCACAGAATCTCTCGGCGTTCTTCCCACAAGCTCTTGCATTTATTG ACGAGGCGAGGCGGAACCACCAAGGTGTTCTAGTGCACTGTTTGGCCGGCATCAGTCGTTCAGTCACCGTCACTGTCGCCTACATGATGTCCCGTCAGGCCATGAGTCTAAATGAAGCATACGACTACGTGAAGACGTGCAAACCAAACATCTCCCCGAACTTCACCTTCATGGGGCAACTTTTGGACTTTGAGAAAAGCCTAGAGCGGCCAGAATTCGGTTGTGCTGAATGTGAGGCTAAGGACAGAATGTTCTGCAAGGAGTGTACTGATGAGGCCGTAAGTCTGTCAAGCCCGGAAACCAGCCCACTCGCAAAAGTCGAATCCTGA